ATTTCTTCTCCCACTTGCTCTAGTGTTTGTTCAGCAACTGCAAGCAATGTCGTAAATTACAACACATCATTACATGAACAATCAAATATGTTTACAACTACATGCATTCCTAGAATTCATGATGTGTATTGTTTATGAGAAAATGTCATTTGTGGTAAAACAAACATGTGAAAGCCAGACAATTTTATAATgcaattatcatttatttaaaacttactaAATACGCTCTATAACATTCTAATTGAACTAATTATTTACTTCTGAAGCATGTAGTTACACAACTATTTATTGCAAAACAAACTGATAGTACTTTCATATATTAAACAAAGGCCtcaattattatgttgaaatatttaagtaGTATTTAGTAAAGTATAAAGTGTAATGTTTTCtgtagtaaatattataagattAATACATACGACAAATGTCGATAATGTTGGTCGGTACTTGTTCCGGGGTTACATCTGCAGGAATTGTTATCTCTTCAGCTTTTGGCGGTACATGTTCAGTAAACTCTTCGGTTACCAGGGAAAGTATCAGCGACGTTTTTCCGACACCAGGTTCGCCTAATAGGAGTATTCTAACAGTACGAGGTATGGACTCGTAAACCATCTTGATGTGTGTGaaaaaattgttatattacGTATAAAGGCATTTTTCTGTAATTAGGTCAAAAGTCgctaatttattgttttgaaattgtttttcaCAACAACGACAAACGGAATTTCGAACTGAAAGGTGatgatcataattttatttttaacaagttACAGGATCAGTCGGCCGCTGTCAGTTTTAGTTCCTGCACTAGTGCACTCActttttcattcattcaatcatACAATCATTCATAGAAATCTggatgaaaaaaatatgagatagaaatatttaattcaattaaaaagtttttaaattaggaATTTATATCAGTAGGTCTctgttattcaataataaaatgtagattttaattgaaaagtGACTTCAACTATATCCAAAATGTTTGAAGGCACTGCGAGCATCCTATGCACTGTCCGACATGTTCGTCGTTTGATTGTCCAATTCTTTGTCTATGGTAAAAATCATTGAAATATTGTCTATGGTTGACATTGACAGCTGTTCGACCCATCCTTTCATTGTTGTCATTTGCCATTAAGCCATTGAGTTGTCAACATTCTGTCTGCTGTCTATTTGCGGCGAATTCTAATGGCATggatagtttaaaatatttactttatttaaatattgtgtaaGCCCTAATCGAAATACAAAATCATGGGTgagataaataaaaagcaaaatgatTGGGATTCTGCTAAAGTTTCGCGAGAGCCGATAAAAACACTGGAGGTTAGttgacttttaattttatcactaattttataatattaagcgtcttctaaatttaatattataatcaacaATAAATGTATTAGATAGCAGCTCatatctcaataaaataaagtataaaagtaacataaaatgGAGATTTTTTGTGGTACTTTGTATGCATAAATAAAACCCCATGTGGTAATTTATTTCTCTCTTTGTAGCCTTTTTTCGACGTTTTATCATTAATTTCCTATTATTAAGTCATTAATTTCACATcattaaactattaattttatgtttttaaacaattttatgcatttacatatatttttgccTGCCAATCTGTAGGTACACAGACTTCACTGTTTACTGTGTGAATTTCTAAACTAGTGGtatatttaatacattataatatgtttgtattaaCAATAGTATAGCATAAATCCCACATGTATAACTCAAAGAAATGTATATTTTCAGGACAAATGGAAATTAGTACCTTCCTTTCTACAAGTAAAAGGATTAGTGAAACAACATATTGAttcattcaattattttattaatgttgaaatTAAGAAAATAGTGCAAGCAAACGAAAAGGTGTTCTGTGATGCAGACcctttattttacataaaatatttgaatgcaTATGTTGGGACACCTGATTTAGAGGAAGGCTACAATGTCACCAAACCGACTACTCCACATGAGTGCAGACTCAGAGACATGACATATTCTGCACCAATCACAGTGGACATAGAATACATAAGAGGCAATCAAAGAGTCATCAAGAACAAACAGTTAATTGGAAGGTATGCACCAAATTTTTATTACCatgctttattttaataactcaaATTATCACAAGCTTAATCTTATATGCTTTTATTTACAATGATGTCTTGCAATCTTAGTAATTGGGTAATTATCTCTCATTATAAGAGGGTTCTTATAATGCGAGAAACATTGCCCAATTACATGCGAGTTCTTTTTAACTATACTAAAATTATTGAACTGTGAGTTAAtgcatttatgttttttttttcaggatgCCATTGATGCTGAGATCTTCAAATTGTGTGCTGACTAATAAATCTGATTTTGAATTAGCACAACTAAATGAGTGTCCTCATGACCCTGGCGGTTATTTCATCATTAGAGGTAAGTTTGAGATTGATCTTTAAGAACTTCATTCATACTAAGTACATTGTAAATGTCAATTATTAAtgtcttgtctgtcggtatataagacacaatagaaaacacattgtgtctcgcgtagatctgcgttccgacagacaacgggttaatgtACGTATATGAACATAAACATCATTAGATAGAAACCCACCAGCCCACCACTAATTACTTAACACACTAAAATCTATAACACTGTTTCAAGTATCTAAAGATAATTAAGTCTATGTTCTTTTACAGGTCAGGAGAAGGTGATATTGATCCAAGAACAGCTGTCCAGGAATCGTATGATTGTTGATGAGTTCAAGGGAGCAATTCAATGTCAAGTGACTAGTTCAACACATGAGAAGAAGACCAGAACTAATGTTATCGTTAAAAATGGGAAATATGTGTTGAGACATAATGCTTTGTCTGATGTAAGTTGTCCATATTAGTTATTATAGGTAGCAATTGAGTGgtgttaagtaattatttttttacagattaTTTGTAATAGCAGACTGTAATTAGTGCCAGGCATAAGTCTCTTCTCAAGCTAATAAAAAATTGGTCGAGAATAgactctttttattttatttaaccaaTAGTATGTCTGAACATAGATCTAGGTGAGACACAATGTTtattctattgtgtctcatataccaacCAACAGACAAGAGATTAAATCTCTCAATAATTGCTCTATCTATATTCTATTGACAAAGTACTTGACTTTATTGAAgatttttaattcttaatttacttaaattttaCAGGATATACCTATTGCAGTGGCATTCAAAGCAATGGGCATCTGCAGTGACCAAGAAATAATGCAACTAATTGGCACAGATGACACTTCAATGAAAAAGATGGCACCTTGTATAATGGACTGTCataatttaaagatatttaCTCAAAATCAAGCTCTCTCTTATATTGGGAGCAAACTTAAAGTTAAAAGGTAAACACACAagaatactaatataataatttacttctaattaaaaaaaaaaaagtaaaagtattattgggcattttcggtttttcgaaaaattctcagtagtagcaccgagtctggaattgtgtccagtatatggcaataggctcaccacacatgggacttataacacaaatggtgaaaagtacattgtatagcggcattacgtgccgtaatatgcacctctgcctacctattcggggatgaaaggcgtgacgttgcgttacTTCTAATTTTCTATTTGTTGAGATAGtagtattatattttgattatttcgTTACAGGTTCCAGTCAGGCACAGCTAAAGTTCGCACACCCGTTGACGAAGCTCGAGATTTGTTAGCCACAACGATCCTAGCTCATGTTACTgtggaaaattataatttctatgtaAAAGCTATTTACCTAGCTATAATGGTCAAAAGAGTAATTGAAGCTGAAACAAACAAGGCTGCTATAGATGATCCAGATTATTATGGTAACAAAAGACTTGAGTTAGCTGGCTCTTTACTTGCCCTAATGTTTGAAGATCTGTTCAAAAGATTCAATTGGGAATTAAAATCGATAGCagataaaataatacctaaagtTAAAGCCGCGCCGTTTGACGTTGTTAAACATATGAGGCCAGATCTGATTGCGAATGGACTGTTTGCTGCTATATCTACTGTAAGtacaatttcataataattatgctatGTATAGTTTTCCACTTTTGAAATAGAGTTTTAGCTAacttaatttgtgtttttttaggGTAATTGGACAATCAAGAGATTTAAAATGGAGAGGCACGGCGTAACGCAAGTGTTGAGTCGGCTTAGTTACATATCGGCGCTAGGTATGATGACCAGGGTAAATTCTCAGTTTGAAAAGACCAGGAAGGTGTCGGGTCCTCGTTCGTTACAACCTTCGCAGTGGGGTATGCTATGCCCGTCTGACACTCCTGAAGGTGAAGCCTGTGGTCTCGTGAAGAACTTGGCGCTGATGACACATATCACCACTGAGTGTTCCGAAGAGCCCATAGCTAGGTTAGCTCGTAATGCAGGTGTTGAAGATGTAAGACTGTTAGGAGGCGAAGAAATCAATCACCCAGCTGTCTACATGGTGTTTCTTAATGGTTAGTATTGCTTTACTCAAACtacttcaattttaaattgtttgtgatTGCATTATTGtatactaattatttttcattttccagGTAACATATTAGGCGTTTCAAGACAATATAAAAGGCTTATTAAAGTCTTTAGAATGTTCCGAAGACGCGGGCTGATATCGGCATTTGTTTCTATTTACCCTAATCACAATCAAAGGACCGTTTACATATGCAGTGATGGTGGAAGACTTTGCAGACCATATATCATTGTTGAAAAAGGAAATCCATTAGTACAACAGTCCcatataaatgaattaaatagaGGAATCAGAAAATTCCAAGACTTTTTGAATGACGGACTTATTGAGTACTTAGATGTGAATGAGGAGAACGACAGCCATATAGCAACAGTAGAACAAGAAGTAGATCCTTACGTCACCACGCATTTAGAAATAGAGCCGTTTACTATCCTCGGCGTCTGTGCCGGCCTAGTCCCATACCCACATCATAATCAGAGTCCTAGGAATACATACCAATGTGCTATGGGTAAACAAGCAATGGGTGAGTACTGTCTATACATATTACTTTTCTAATACAATTACTTTCCTGTAAATAAAtctgagttttttttattaaatatttctgtaaTATTTCAGGTACAATTGGATATAACCAGAAAAACAGAATAGACACATTAAtgtataatttagtatatcCACAATGTCCAATGGTTAAGACAAGAACAATAGAACTGACAAATTTTGATAAACTGCCCGCCGGACAGAATGCTACAGTCGCCGTCATGAGTTACAGCGGTTATGATATTGAGGACGCGTTGATACTTAACAGAGCGTCTATAGACCGCGGGTACGGCCGTTGTCTTATTTACAAAAGTGCCAAAACTACAATGAAGAGGTATAGCAATCAAACGTCCGATAGAATTCTCGGTCCTTCTAGAGACGCGACTACTGGAAAAGTTATCAGAGCACATGAAATTCTTGACACAGACGGTATAGCTGCGCCTGGAGAAATGGTAGAAAATAGACAAGTCTTGATAAACAAGCAGATGCCGCCAGCGACTTTGAACCCCGTGACGCAAGGCCAGCCCCAGCAGGTGGACTACAAAGATGTGCCTGTCACATACAAGGGACCTGTTGAATCCTACATAGAAAAAGTAATGGTGTCATCAAACTCGGAGGATGCTttccttattaaaatattgttacgtCAGACTCGTGTTCCGGAAATAGGAGACAAGTTTAGTTCCCGCCACGGTCAGAAAGGAGTGACGGGTTTAATTGTACAGCAAGAGGATATGCCCTTTAATGATAGAGGAATTTGTCCCGACATGATCATGAACCCCCATGGTTTTCCATCCAGAATGACAGTAGGGAAAACTATCGAATTGCTAGCTGGGAAAGCTGGGTTGGTGGAAGGGAAATTTCATTATGGTATGTATAACCTACCTTTAAGACAGATATCTTGTATGTATTCTTTGTATGATTAtcaattaactttttaatatttcctcCAGGTACGGCATTTGGTGGTTCAAAGGTTAGAGATGTATGCCAGGAACTTGAGAAACATGGCTACAACTATCATGgcaaagatatattttattctggAATCACAGGAGAAACATTGGAGGCTTATATCTATTCGGGTCCTGTAAGTatcaaagtatattataatttgtgtttCTGCAATCTGAGCAGACATTGAGAAATAGCTCTGCTTTTctaaattgtatgttatattgagtgatttttatgtttttgtttaggtataCTATCAAAAGCTGAAGCATATGGTGCAAGACAAAATGCACGCTAGAGCTCGTGGTCCACGAGCAGTTCTCACACGTCAGCCCACTGAAGGACGATCGCGAGACGGCGGTTTGCGTCTCGGAGAAATGGAAAGAGATTGTCTTATTGGCTATGGAGCAAGGTTAGTACATATTgcaatattttgtacataatagAGGTTTTGTATATAATGTTAGATGAGTGTGAAATATCATTTGGCAGTATGCCATTGGAATTTGCCAAATTTCTGGATTTTTATGGGACACGAGCTTATGCATGTGTTGTCTTTTTGTTAGGAGTTATAGTATCAGTAGGACATTACACATATCGACACTacgattaatttataatatggatttttatagaatttgcaaatatcctgttttatttaacttgtaatGACTAATAAATCGTAATATTGATATTTCCAGTATGTTGTTGATGGAGCGTCTGATGCTGGCGTCGGACGCGTTCAGCGCGGACATATGCGGCGCATGCGGGCGGCTGGCCAGCCGCGCCTGGTGCCACGCCTGCCACTCGTCGGCCGCAGTCTCCAGCGTCGAGATGCCCTATGCCTGCAAACTACTGTTCCAAGAGCTAGCTTCCATGAATATAATCCCTAAGCTTACTCTTAAGAAATACTGTTAGATTACTTAAGCGAATGTTGTTAAattctatataaaatatgtaagtgctacaaataaaaatgttcaatataatatcaaatgttttaattattgagACTTCTAGCTTCTAACTCTTTACAAATTCAGTAGTAGTTTGCAACAATGAAACacaaattcatacaaaaatatttttattcgatgcaagaataaagtattataaaaattgaaataatatcttgattttaaattaatcttaacATTTTACAACTAGCTTTTGTGAAAATGAACATTATCCACATAATGATTAGTACAAACACGTAGAAAAATCCGCTGTACGATAACATTTTGAATATGACGTAGCCGATAGAGATCCACACAACGCAGGCGTGAGTTCCGAGGCGACGCAGGGAGAGTCGTGCAGGCAGTTGTTGACTGACAATGTTCTGATGATTTGTGACATCCTTCACGTATGTCTGGATCGTGCACGGTGATTGTAGCACTTCCCGAGCCATAAACCCACATAAATCGGTTCGATCCCACAGAACTGCGAACTGCGCTCCATACTGTTGATAATAAAGAGACATAATATTTAGGTAGAGGTTACCACTAATTGCACTAGCCGCACTAgtcaatatttttcatattaccTAGAAAATTAATACAAGTCTCGTTTTAGAGTTATTGTCGATCGTCTCGGCCAGCCTTAAGGCATGTATTAATCACTATTTATATACCAATAAAAATGCGTTGTTACATCTAGAATCCGTTGTCAGGCAAGCTTCAACAATCAAATATACTTAGGTAGcaataaaaacatacttttaTGATTTGATTGTATCACTCACCATTTCATTTATTCTAGAAGCTATTTGGTACAACATTCTCACTAAGATTGTGCTCTCGTAAGTTGTTATTGGCATGAGGTCCGGATCACCCATATAGTGTACTTTGGTCGGTTTACTGCGCAACTGTaaccatacaaataaaaatattattactgacgttatttcatgattattatagttcccatttaaaaaagttatgtgtaataaaattaccttaTTTGTAATTGAGAGAGGAAAGTTTAGAGAATTGTCATATGATGAACTATCCAAAGAATTATCTTCTATGACTGGTTCTGGTGGAACTGCCACAGGTGCGTttaactgaaaatataaaaaaatatatatttacgtacaaaatacgcatgataaaaaaaaaaatgaaaaaattgcTACCAATAGATACTTTAAAATGTTACATTACAGAATGTAACACTTTAAAAACCAAAGTATGTTTTATCTTTAATCAGAGTTTACCATGCTAGATCAAATTAACATGATTGTATAACATAATTACCCCAAATATGTATGAGAAGTAATGGAAACTGGTTGTTAAGAAATGTGGCACTTTCTTGTTTTCTTCTAACAAAGCGGCTTCCTCTCCTTCATCTTCTAtcattaaaaatacctttattgAACCCCAGATACCTAGAAACaggaaatacatatttcataataaattaaataattatagatttaatttattttgacgcCGATGCCTGATCAGTTTCGGGTCACGTCGGGGTTCATATTCATTCAGCTCATAATTATGAACCAGTGTGTCTCTCAGACATCTTCGAATAGTTTTCGTGATTAAgacataaacattatttaagtaTAGTGTCTGGCGTTCCTTAATTACCTTTGTTGCGctgatttatcattttattaaactcttcaatattattttctgcCGTTGTTCGAGCTGTTACAATTCTTTGCAATAAGTGAGACGCAAATGATCGCATATTCTCGCCCCATATCGGTTGGTACTCAAAGTTAGCTGATAGATTGAATTCTGATAAAGATTGCTTTGCTATTGTCACCCACTTGTGTAACGAAATACCATTGTAAGTgtaactgaaacaaaaaataaattaaaacatgaatTGGATAGGCGTACGTAGctattgtgttttataatatgtagtgatTAAGGGCTCCTTGAAACTAGATGGATATCGGATATTTTCCCAAACAACAGGATAGGTATGtgagtaaatagtaaaaagatAGTTTACTAAATTTAA
This window of the Spodoptera frugiperda isolate SF20-4 chromosome 23, AGI-APGP_CSIRO_Sfru_2.0, whole genome shotgun sequence genome carries:
- the LOC118266689 gene encoding DNA-directed RNA polymerase III subunit RPC2, whose protein sequence is MGEINKKQNDWDSAKVSREPIKTLEDKWKLVPSFLQVKGLVKQHIDSFNYFINVEIKKIVQANEKVFCDADPLFYIKYLNAYVGTPDLEEGYNVTKPTTPHECRLRDMTYSAPITVDIEYIRGNQRVIKNKQLIGRMPLMLRSSNCVLTNKSDFELAQLNECPHDPGGYFIIRGQEKVILIQEQLSRNRMIVDEFKGAIQCQVTSSTHEKKTRTNVIVKNGKYVLRHNALSDDIPIAVAFKAMGICSDQEIMQLIGTDDTSMKKMAPCIMDCHNLKIFTQNQALSYIGSKLKVKRFQSGTAKVRTPVDEARDLLATTILAHVTVENYNFYVKAIYLAIMVKRVIEAETNKAAIDDPDYYGNKRLELAGSLLALMFEDLFKRFNWELKSIADKIIPKVKAAPFDVVKHMRPDLIANGLFAAISTGNWTIKRFKMERHGVTQVLSRLSYISALGMMTRVNSQFEKTRKVSGPRSLQPSQWGMLCPSDTPEGEACGLVKNLALMTHITTECSEEPIARLARNAGVEDVRLLGGEEINHPAVYMVFLNGNILGVSRQYKRLIKVFRMFRRRGLISAFVSIYPNHNQRTVYICSDGGRLCRPYIIVEKGNPLVQQSHINELNRGIRKFQDFLNDGLIEYLDVNEENDSHIATVEQEVDPYVTTHLEIEPFTILGVCAGLVPYPHHNQSPRNTYQCAMGKQAMGTIGYNQKNRIDTLMYNLVYPQCPMVKTRTIELTNFDKLPAGQNATVAVMSYSGYDIEDALILNRASIDRGYGRCLIYKSAKTTMKRYSNQTSDRILGPSRDATTGKVIRAHEILDTDGIAAPGEMVENRQVLINKQMPPATLNPVTQGQPQQVDYKDVPVTYKGPVESYIEKVMVSSNSEDAFLIKILLRQTRVPEIGDKFSSRHGQKGVTGLIVQQEDMPFNDRGICPDMIMNPHGFPSRMTVGKTIELLAGKAGLVEGKFHYGTAFGGSKVRDVCQELEKHGYNYHGKDIFYSGITGETLEAYIYSGPVYYQKLKHMVQDKMHARARGPRAVLTRQPTEGRSRDGGLRLGEMERDCLIGYGASMLLMERLMLASDAFSADICGACGRLASRAWCHACHSSAAVSSVEMPYACKLLFQELASMNIIPKLTLKKYC